From Podospora bellae-mahoneyi strain CBS 112042 chromosome 3, whole genome shotgun sequence, the proteins below share one genomic window:
- a CDS encoding hypothetical protein (EggNog:ENOG503P4EX; COG:S), whose protein sequence is MSTKTFLPSLRALTTRLFTRPPPLPIQQCRPLTTTPPSLALSKSSIAKLGPGSKPGKGSSSANKNQPTRRSKKKGEVVRDPRMINLLRHFAILSPQRIPAPLRMARNRYLRHWTIHRAWLLFRRQQREARERNWMRQYQSMNRACEELRLTSGPGTREEGYLFRMAMEKKGVYGLKGVPIEYARAQTETPARVPWDHEWKRD, encoded by the coding sequence ATGTCAACCAagaccttcctcccctccctcaggGCCCTCACAACCCGCCTCTTCAcccgcccaccccccctccccatccaacaaTGCCGCCCcctaaccaccacccccccaagcctcgccctctccaaatcctccatcGCCAAACTCGGCCCCGGCTCCAAACCAGGCAAgggctcctcctcagccaacaaaaaccaaccaacccgcCGCTCCAAGAAGAAAGGAGAAGTAGTCCGCGACCCCCGCAtgatcaacctcctccgccacttcgccatcctctcccctcaACGcatccccgcccccctccgcATGGCCCGCAACCGCTACCTCCGCCACTGGACCATCCACCGCGCCTGGCTACTCTTTCGCCGCCAGCAGCGCGAGGCCCGCGAGAGGAACTGGATGAGGCAGTACCAGTCCATGAACCGCGCCTGCGAGGAGCTGAGGCTGACGAGCGGGCCagggacgagggaggaggggtatctGTTTAGGATGgcgatggagaagaagggcgttTACGGGCTCAAGGGGGTGCCAATTGAGTATGCTAGGGCGCAGACAGAGACGCCGGCGAGGGTGCCGTGGGATCATGAGTGGAAGAGGGATTGA